A window of Nonomuraea angiospora genomic DNA:
CGCATCCCCGTCGCGATCGAGTCACATAGCGTTACTGACGCTTCGAAGTCGTCAAGAAATAAAGCGTCGCTTTCCGATCATGGACTCGTTGAAGTGGTATGGCGATCTCCAACGAGGTTCACGAGCAGCTCGCGGCACGGTGTGAGGTGTTGCTGCCGCATCTCAACGAGCGTCAGCGGCGCCTGCTGCTGGCTCAGGAAGCGCGGTTGCTTGGGCATGGCGGGGTTCGGCTCGTGGCGGCCGTGGCAGGAGTATCGGAGACGACGGTTCGCGCCGGGGTGGCGGAGCTGGAAGCGGGCGAGGGGCCTCTGCCCGATGGCCGTGTGCGACGGGCCGGAGGCGGCCGCAAGCTGGCCGAAGCTCTCGATCCCGACCTGATCGCCGCCCTGTTGACACTGGTAGAGCCGGACGAGCGCGGCGATCCGACCTCACCACTGCGCTGGACGACCAAGTCGCTGCGGAACCTGGCCGAGGAACTGACCCGGCAGGGCCATCCTGTCTCCGCACCGACGGTGGGCCGGCTGTTACGCGGCCAGGGCTTCAGCCTTCAGGCGAACGCCAAGACCCTGGAGGGCGCCCAACATCCTGATCGCGATGCCCAGTTCCGGTATCTCAACGAGCAAGTCAAGCAGCACCAGGCGGCCGGCCAGCCGGTGATCAGCATCGACGCCAAGAAGAAGGAGCAGCTCGGACAGTTGCCGAACCTGGGGCGGCAGTGGCGCCCGAAGGGCGATCCGGTGCGGGTGGAGGACCACAGCTTCTACTTCATCGGCCCGGACGTTGAGGTGGCCATCCCGTTCGGCATCTACGACTTGACCCGCGATTCCGGCTGGGTGAACGTGGGCACCGACCATGACACCTCGGTCTTCGCGGTGGAGTCGATCCGCCGCTGGTGGCGCGCACGCGGACACCTCGACTACCCCGGCGCCGGCCGCTTGCTGATCACCGCGGACTGCGGCGGCTCCAACAGCTACCGCTACCGGCTCTGGAAGGCCGAGCTGGCGGCGTTCGCCGCCGAGACCGGCCTGACAGTGACCGTCTGCCACTTCCCGCCGGGCACCTCCAAGTGGAACAAGATCGAGCACCGGCTGTTCTCCCACATCACCCTCAACTGGCGCGGCAGGCCACTGACCAGCCACGAAGTCGTGGTGAACAGCATCGCGGCCACCCGCACCCGCACCGGGCTGCGCGTGCATGCCGAGCTGGACACCGGTGCCTACCCGACCGGAATTTCCGTCAGCCGCGACTACCTGTGCCTACTCCCGATCACCGCCCATGAGCACCGGGGAACCTGGAACTACACCATCGCGCCCACCGGTCCAGGCAGCACCGCCCTGAGCACCGACGAGCGCGAACAGTCCCGCACCCGCACCTTGGCCATGCTGGCCGATCCCCGGCTGACCGGCATGACCAGCGAAGAATTGGATGCCTTGTGCCGTCTTCTGGCACCCGCGCAAGCGGCCCAGGCCGAGCAGCGCAAGTTCCAGACACGCGGCCGCCGACGTCTCAAGGCTCCGGGCAACCACGGCCGGCCTCTGCTGACCCATGCCGACCGTGTCCTGGTCACCGTCATCTACCTGCGTCAGGTCTGCCCGCAGAAAGTCCTGGCCGCTCTGCTCGGCACCAACGCTGTCACCATCGGCGAGGCGATCCGGGAAACCCGTGCCCTCATGGACGAACAGAAGATCACGCTGGGCCAGACGACGCACTACTTCTCCCAGGCCCAAGACCTGCGTGACTGGCTCGACCACGGCGCGGTCACCAGTCAGATGCACATCTTCCAGGCGCTGACTCACCCACAGCTGACCGGCATGCCTCGCCAGGACTTCCACGCCCTGGCCGAACGGCTCACCATTCCCTACCAGGCTCTCCTCGAACAGCGCCGCCACCATCGCCGCGGCGGCGACCGACGACCGGGAACGCGCCGTGGCGTCTTCCCGCAGAAGATCACCGATGTCGACCGCATTCTGGCCACCGTCCTGGCCCAGCGCCACCTTTGCAGTCAACAGACCCTGGCCGATCTGTTCGGCGTCAGCCGGGGCACCATCCGCAACGCCGTCGATGACGTCCTTCCCCTGCTCAAACAGGAGGGGTATCTGCCCGAACCAGCCACCCGTCACTTCGCCACGGCTGCAGACGTTCTTGCGTTCGTCACCGGTGTTTCCGTCGACGAAACGCCAGATTGAATTTTCACAACTCCTTCTTGCCGCGCAGCGCTGTCATGAACTTGACGTTCAACAGGATTTTCACTCCGGCGGGCAAGCACCTGGCCACCAAGATGTGGTGCGTGCTGGACGCGGCCGGCCCGCCTGGTTCAGCCCCGGAGGGTGGCGAGCCAGCCGGTCAACAGGCGGTTGACCTCCTCGGGGCGCTCCTGCTGGATCCAGTGGCCGCAGCCGTCCAAGAGGTGGGAGGCCGACAGGCCGGGAAGGGTGGTGGGGTAGGCGTCGATGGCGTCGGACATCCAGGTGGTGGAGGCGTCCAGGGCGCCGCCGATGAACAGGGACGGCTGTTTGATCGGGGCTCCGCGGTGCGGGACGAGCTCTTCCCAGTCTCGGCCCATGTTGCGGTAGCGGTTGAGTGCGCCGGTGATCCCGGTGCGCTCGAACTCCCCGGCGTAGACGTCGAGGTCGTCCTCGCTCAGCCAAGCCGGGAGGACCCCCGTGGGGAAGCGGTCGCGCAGCCGGCCGCCGTGGGTGACGAAGTGCGGGTCGGGCTCGCCCGGGGCAGGCATGGTGTCGGCGGAGAGGGCCGCGTAGAAGCCCGCGAGCCAGCCCCGGACGTCGGGCTCGATCTCCGCCTCGGCGCGGCCGGGCTCCTGGAAGTAGGAGACGTAGAACTCCTGCTCGAGGCCGCCGATCTGGGCGAAGATCTCGCTGGGGCGGGGGCCGCCGGGCGGTGCGTAGGGGACGCTCAGCAGGCCGACGGCGCGGAAGACCTCGGGGTGGAGCAGGGCCGAGGCGGCGGCGATGCTGGAGCCCCAGTCGTGGCCGACGACCACCGCGTTCTCCTCGCCGAGAGCGCGCACGACGGCGAGGTTGTCCTCCACCAGATCGAGCATCCGGTAGGCGTCGATCGCCTCCGGCTTGGAGGAGCGGCCGTAACCGCGCACGTCGATCGCCACCGCGCGGTGGCCGGCCGCGGCCAGGGCCGGGAGCTGGCGGCGCCAGGAGTACCAGGACTCGGGGAAGCCGTGCACGAGCAGGACCAGCGGGCCGGTGCCCTGCTCGACCAGGTGCAGGCGCCCGGCCGGGGCCTCGACGGTGCGGTGGCGGAGCTCGGCGGTCGGCTCGGGCTGCATGGGCTTCTCCTCGGTTCGCGGGCGGGCGCGGCTACCCATCGATCCTGCTGCGCGGCACCCGCCCGACGCGACCAGCCTTGCCATTCTGGCAAACTCACAGGACAGAGCGGTGGAGCGGTACGGCAAGAAGGAGCGGGCAAGGTGGCAGCCGACGACGTGGACGGCACGCTGGCCGCGATGGGGCCCCGGTTGCGGGCCGCGCGCGAGCACCACGGCGCGACGCTCGCCGGTGTCAGCTGCGCGACCGGCATCTCGACCAGCACGCTGTCCCGGATCGAGACCGGCCGGCGCAAGCCCACCCTGGAGGTGCTGCTGCAGCTGTCGAAGGAGTACGGCGTCTCCCTGGACGAGCTGGCCAGCACGGCAC
This region includes:
- a CDS encoding ISAzo13 family transposase, coding for MAISNEVHEQLAARCEVLLPHLNERQRRLLLAQEARLLGHGGVRLVAAVAGVSETTVRAGVAELEAGEGPLPDGRVRRAGGGRKLAEALDPDLIAALLTLVEPDERGDPTSPLRWTTKSLRNLAEELTRQGHPVSAPTVGRLLRGQGFSLQANAKTLEGAQHPDRDAQFRYLNEQVKQHQAAGQPVISIDAKKKEQLGQLPNLGRQWRPKGDPVRVEDHSFYFIGPDVEVAIPFGIYDLTRDSGWVNVGTDHDTSVFAVESIRRWWRARGHLDYPGAGRLLITADCGGSNSYRYRLWKAELAAFAAETGLTVTVCHFPPGTSKWNKIEHRLFSHITLNWRGRPLTSHEVVVNSIAATRTRTGLRVHAELDTGAYPTGISVSRDYLCLLPITAHEHRGTWNYTIAPTGPGSTALSTDEREQSRTRTLAMLADPRLTGMTSEELDALCRLLAPAQAAQAEQRKFQTRGRRRLKAPGNHGRPLLTHADRVLVTVIYLRQVCPQKVLAALLGTNAVTIGEAIRETRALMDEQKITLGQTTHYFSQAQDLRDWLDHGAVTSQMHIFQALTHPQLTGMPRQDFHALAERLTIPYQALLEQRRHHRRGGDRRPGTRRGVFPQKITDVDRILATVLAQRHLCSQQTLADLFGVSRGTIRNAVDDVLPLLKQEGYLPEPATRHFATAADVLAFVTGVSVDETPD
- a CDS encoding alpha/beta fold hydrolase, with the translated sequence MQPEPTAELRHRTVEAPAGRLHLVEQGTGPLVLLVHGFPESWYSWRRQLPALAAAGHRAVAIDVRGYGRSSKPEAIDAYRMLDLVEDNLAVVRALGEENAVVVGHDWGSSIAAASALLHPEVFRAVGLLSVPYAPPGGPRPSEIFAQIGGLEQEFYVSYFQEPGRAEAEIEPDVRGWLAGFYAALSADTMPAPGEPDPHFVTHGGRLRDRFPTGVLPAWLSEDDLDVYAGEFERTGITGALNRYRNMGRDWEELVPHRGAPIKQPSLFIGGALDASTTWMSDAIDAYPTTLPGLSASHLLDGCGHWIQQERPEEVNRLLTGWLATLRG